In Listeria cossartiae subsp. cossartiae, the DNA window AACAGCAATATCCCAAAATTACGGTATTCAATGCGGTAATTTTCGTAGTTTTCTGGGGATGAGTCTTTGTAATAGAATAAGCGTAGGGAAAGGAAAATTAAAAATGAAAGCGGTAACGAAAATGATTGCAAATCGCGAAAAAAATATCATTCAGTTTCTAATGAAGACAGGCCAAACACGTGTTGGAACTATCGCGAATCATCTCGGACTTTCAGAAAAAACTGTCTCAAATTCACTGAAGGAAATCGATATTTTTCTAAAGGATTTTGATATGACAGTGGTCCGAAAACCAAAAATCGGTGTGTATATTGAAGGTGATAATAAGGCTTTTGCCGAAGTTAGCCGATTCCTAGATAACCAAGTCAGCCAAATCCCATCAACGAAAGAAGAACGGGTTATCTACATTTTCAGTAAATTGCTTAAAGCAGACGACTATATCACGATTCATCAACTGGCAGACGAACTTTACATTAGCCGGAGCACGATTGAGAAAAACATGATGGAAGTCACAAAAATGCTGGAAAAAGAAGGGATTACCTTATATAAGAAACCTAGTAAAGGTATGAAGCTGCTTATTAGCGAACGAGAAAAACGTGCCTTAACATCGAAATTTATTACTAATTTTTGGGGTAACAACTGGTATCTAAAGCAAGAAGGCGAAAAAGTACTCCAAGCATTTGATACGATTCAGGCTGATGTTACTGGGATTTTCCCGGAAGAAGGCTTGAAAGAAATCATTGCGATTGTGCAAGAATTCAGTGAGCGTCATGATTTTGCTTTTACAGATTATGCATTTCAGTCGATTGTGATTCACCTTGCGATTGCAGTAGAGCGAATTCGCGAAGGCGAGTATGTGGAAAATGTTGAGAGCGACCCGATGAAAGATGTGTTTGAGTCACAGCGTAACAACACGGAAATCTTAGTTGGCATGCTGGAAGAACGTTTGGATATCAAAATTCCGGCTTTCGAAGTTGGCTATATTCAGCTTCATTTAACAGCTGCTTATAATCAACAACATGATGAACTGCTCGTTAATACTCCGCCGCAAGAGGACGATGTCGCTGATTTTGTCAGTAAGTGTTTAGCGGAAGGGAATTATGACAAGGGCTTGCTGGAAGACCTGACGACACATATGAAATCCGCCATTAACCGTTTAAAACTTGGCATGCATTTTAAAAATCCGTACCTTAGCAAAATTAAGCAAAACTTTC includes these proteins:
- a CDS encoding BglG family transcription antiterminator — encoded protein: MKAVTKMIANREKNIIQFLMKTGQTRVGTIANHLGLSEKTVSNSLKEIDIFLKDFDMTVVRKPKIGVYIEGDNKAFAEVSRFLDNQVSQIPSTKEERVIYIFSKLLKADDYITIHQLADELYISRSTIEKNMMEVTKMLEKEGITLYKKPSKGMKLLISEREKRALTSKFITNFWGNNWYLKQEGEKVLQAFDTIQADVTGIFPEEGLKEIIAIVQEFSERHDFAFTDYAFQSIVIHLAIAVERIREGEYVENVESDPMKDVFESQRNNTEILVGMLEERLDIKIPAFEVGYIQLHLTAAYNQQHDELLVNTPPQEDDVADFVSKCLAEGNYDKGLLEDLTTHMKSAINRLKLGMHFKNPYLSKIKQNFPQAFEEALYFKAKFEQKYDVQVNEDETAYIALHFEAYKERSRSFPDQIRVVLVCSTGLGSSRLLAARIKKYFPMITIEKILSVQALMETEVDVDLVISTIYLELEDIPSIVVSPMMSKADLQQVESQIERTRRKKKNRSQPFVDLIKPKTIFAKLDVATMEEAIAKIGDKLVEQGIAKLGIVESALKREALSFTSFEEMATPHAEPALINESRIVIATLKHPVKWGLVDVDKIFFIALTEQNGINLDAMYEQFYKYIDNKKWLEKLTQLKSAAEIYEHLLKDGM